In the genome of Ralstonia pickettii DTP0602, one region contains:
- a CDS encoding 3-isopropylmalate dehydratase small subunit (K01704: leuD; 3-isopropylmalate/(R)-2-methylmalate dehydratase small subunit [EC:4.2.1.33 4.2.1.35]): MNQRTAQYTGRAWVFGDDINTDLLAPGAYMKFGIDEIARHCMEQVDPSFATAVQPGDIVFGGRNFGAGSSREQAVEVLRHLGVAAVVAPSFAGLFYRNGFNLGLPLLTCPALPRMATGRRVGCDIGTAQVIVEDHSPLQCEPIPPHLVAMIRDGGLVPHLMRKIATGQLSVTETTS, translated from the coding sequence GTGAATCAACGCACTGCGCAATATACCGGTCGCGCCTGGGTATTTGGCGACGACATCAATACCGACCTGCTCGCGCCAGGCGCCTACATGAAGTTCGGCATCGACGAGATCGCCCGCCATTGCATGGAACAGGTCGATCCCTCCTTCGCCACCGCGGTGCAGCCCGGCGACATCGTGTTCGGCGGGCGCAACTTTGGCGCGGGATCCTCGCGCGAGCAGGCCGTGGAGGTGCTGCGCCATCTCGGCGTTGCCGCCGTCGTGGCGCCCTCGTTCGCCGGCCTGTTTTATCGCAATGGCTTCAACCTGGGCCTGCCCCTGCTAACGTGCCCCGCGCTGCCGCGGATGGCCACCGGCCGGCGCGTCGGCTGCGACATCGGCACAGCGCAGGTCATCGTCGAAGACCATTCGCCGCTACAATGCGAGCCGATTCCGCCACACCTGGTGGCTATGATCCGCGACGGCGGACTCGTGCCGCACCTGATGCGCAAGATCGCGACAGGCCAACTCTCCGTGACCGAAACCACATCATGA
- the prpB gene encoding 2-methylisocitrate lyase (catalyzes the formation of pyruvate and succinate from 2-methylisocitrate): protein MTLKQRLQQPGIVTAPGVYDAFSALLVEQAGFQAAYLSGASLAYTRFGRPDIGFLSLDDVASVTRNIRERVALPLIVDADTGFGNALNVMQTVRVLERAGASAIQLEDQAMPKRCGHLDGKSVIAATEMAGKIRAACDARRDANTLVIARTDAVAVEGMEAALERAERYAEAGADVLFVEALRSRDDMSAAIARLGGRAPLLANMVEGGKTPVLPAPELEEIGFRIVIFPGGTVRALSFALRDYLQSLASHGTTTPYLDRMLSFQALNEMIGTPQMLALGKRYE, encoded by the coding sequence ATGACGCTGAAGCAACGCCTGCAACAACCCGGCATCGTTACCGCACCGGGCGTCTACGACGCCTTTTCGGCCCTGCTGGTCGAGCAGGCCGGATTCCAGGCCGCCTACCTGTCGGGCGCCAGCCTCGCCTATACGCGCTTCGGTCGGCCGGACATCGGCTTCCTGTCGCTCGACGACGTGGCGTCCGTCACCCGCAATATCCGTGAACGCGTGGCGCTGCCGTTGATCGTCGATGCCGATACCGGTTTCGGCAACGCGCTCAACGTGATGCAGACCGTACGCGTGCTGGAGCGCGCCGGGGCATCGGCAATCCAGCTCGAAGACCAGGCGATGCCGAAGCGCTGCGGGCACCTCGACGGCAAGTCAGTGATTGCCGCAACCGAGATGGCGGGCAAGATCCGCGCAGCCTGCGACGCTCGCCGTGATGCGAACACACTGGTCATCGCACGCACCGACGCCGTGGCCGTGGAGGGTATGGAGGCGGCGCTCGAACGCGCCGAGCGCTATGCCGAGGCCGGCGCCGACGTTTTGTTTGTGGAAGCACTGCGCAGCCGCGATGACATGAGCGCCGCCATCGCGCGGCTGGGCGGCCGCGCGCCGCTGCTGGCCAATATGGTCGAAGGGGGCAAGACGCCCGTGCTGCCCGCGCCGGAGCTGGAGGAAATCGGCTTCCGCATCGTGATCTTCCCCGGCGGGACCGTGCGGGCCCTGAGCTTCGCGCTGCGTGACTACCTGCAAAGCCTGGCCTCGCACGGCACCACCACGCCGTACCTGGATCGGATGCTGTCATTCCAGGCGCTCAACGAGATGATCGGCACGCCGCAGATGCTGGCGCTGGGCAAGCGATACGAATAG
- a CDS encoding GCN5 family acetyltransferase has translation MIKDMRLRAAGASDIQAISQVLRSCGLPGSDVDPSARLYSLGLLGEKVIGCACGEKYGEMIIIQAVAVLSEYRGHQVATHLLGAILMRARASGCTRAAVLTSDHPTFFARFGFTLTALNDMPQEMQLSMEFLRRFGARTHYMCRRLD, from the coding sequence ATGATAAAGGATATGAGACTCCGCGCGGCCGGGGCGTCAGACATCCAAGCCATCTCACAGGTGCTCCGTTCCTGCGGTTTGCCCGGCAGCGATGTGGACCCCTCGGCCCGTCTCTACAGTCTGGGTCTCCTAGGTGAGAAGGTAATCGGCTGCGCCTGCGGCGAAAAATATGGCGAGATGATCATCATCCAGGCCGTTGCGGTTCTAAGTGAGTACCGAGGCCACCAGGTAGCCACCCATCTTCTCGGGGCCATCTTGATGCGTGCCCGCGCCAGTGGCTGCACCAGGGCTGCAGTGCTCACGTCCGACCATCCCACGTTCTTCGCCCGCTTCGGCTTTACGCTTACGGCCTTGAACGACATGCCACAGGAAATGCAGTTGTCGATGGAATTCCTTCGACGCTTTGGTGCGAGGACGCATTACATGTGCCGTCGACTCGACTGA
- a CDS encoding transposase IS4 — protein sequence MQREATSWAAAEFKDIDLGDQRLNKRAVLLAERLAEKPTASIPSACGGWAETAAAYRFLAQDELDWRDILAPHWQSSAERMRACEVVLCIQDTTELDFNGQTITGLGPLSYEAQRGLYLHPTYAVTPSREPLGVLDAYMWAREPKGADGVRPGIKESTRWTEGYERVAEQAAALPATRLVYVADRESDIMALMVKAKELGHPADWLLRSQHNRTLPGGGKLWDQVTAGEPVGRIHFTLAARQAQPARAVRQQVWAQRVALPDAAGGVVSATCIVAREVDPPAGVKPIEWRLLSNREVDDLDEAAQLIDWYRARWEVELFFHVLKNGCRVEALQLASMARLERALALFMVVAWRIARLMRLGRTCPDLDAGLLFERDEWRAAFILNKKKPPKTSPRLNEVVRLVAMLGGFLARKGDGEPGVKTIWQGLQRVVDFAAGLRYARELDD from the coding sequence ATGCAGCGAGAGGCAACGAGTTGGGCAGCGGCAGAATTCAAGGACATTGACTTGGGCGACCAGCGCCTGAACAAACGGGCGGTGCTGCTAGCGGAGCGGCTCGCAGAGAAGCCGACGGCAAGCATACCCAGCGCATGCGGCGGGTGGGCGGAAACGGCTGCGGCGTACCGCTTCCTGGCTCAGGATGAACTGGACTGGCGCGATATTTTGGCGCCCCACTGGCAGAGTTCGGCCGAGCGGATGCGAGCTTGCGAAGTGGTGCTATGCATCCAAGACACCACGGAGTTGGACTTTAACGGCCAGACCATCACAGGCTTGGGGCCGCTGTCGTATGAGGCGCAACGCGGGCTGTATCTGCACCCGACTTACGCGGTAACGCCATCGCGCGAACCGCTGGGCGTGCTTGACGCCTACATGTGGGCGCGCGAGCCAAAGGGTGCGGATGGCGTGCGCCCCGGCATCAAGGAAAGTACCCGCTGGACCGAAGGATATGAGCGAGTCGCCGAACAGGCGGCCGCACTGCCTGCCACGCGACTCGTCTATGTGGCTGACCGGGAGTCGGACATCATGGCGCTGATGGTCAAAGCGAAGGAGTTGGGCCACCCGGCGGATTGGCTACTGCGCTCGCAGCACAATCGCACCTTGCCTGGCGGCGGCAAGCTGTGGGACCAAGTAACTGCGGGTGAGCCAGTGGGCAGGATTCACTTTACGCTGGCAGCCCGTCAGGCTCAGCCAGCGCGCGCGGTACGGCAGCAGGTGTGGGCACAACGTGTCGCGTTGCCTGATGCTGCAGGCGGCGTGGTGAGTGCCACGTGTATCGTAGCCCGGGAGGTCGACCCGCCGGCCGGCGTCAAACCGATTGAATGGCGACTGCTGAGTAATCGCGAGGTGGACGACCTTGACGAAGCAGCACAGCTTATTGACTGGTACCGCGCGCGCTGGGAAGTGGAACTATTCTTTCACGTGCTCAAGAACGGCTGTCGGGTCGAGGCGCTGCAACTCGCATCGATGGCACGGCTTGAGCGTGCCTTGGCGCTGTTCATGGTGGTGGCATGGCGCATCGCTCGGTTGATGCGACTGGGCCGAACTTGCCCGGACCTGGATGCAGGGCTGTTGTTCGAGCGCGATGAATGGCGCGCGGCATTCATTCTCAACAAGAAGAAGCCGCCGAAGACGTCACCGCGTCTGAACGAGGTCGTGCGCTTGGTCGCTATGCTCGGCGGCTTCCTGGCGCGCAAAGGCGACGGCGAACCCGGAGTCAAGACCATCTGGCAAGGCCTGCAGCGAGTGGTGGATTTCGCCGCAGGCCTCAGGTACGCCCGTGAACTTGACGACTGA
- a CDS encoding cold-shock protein (K03704: cspA; cold shock protein (beta-ribbon, CspA family)): MATGIVKWFNNEKGYGFITPDDGGKDLFAHHSEIQGTGFKSLEEGAKVEFEATQGQKGPQASKIRKL; encoded by the coding sequence ATGGCAACAGGTATCGTGAAGTGGTTTAACAATGAGAAGGGCTATGGCTTTATTACGCCGGATGACGGCGGCAAAGACCTGTTCGCGCATCACTCGGAAATCCAAGGTACCGGGTTCAAGTCGCTCGAGGAAGGTGCGAAAGTAGAGTTCGAAGCCACGCAAGGCCAGAAAGGCCCACAAGCATCGAAGATTCGCAAGCTATAG
- a CDS encoding ABC transporter substrate-binding protein: MPYQTTLRRLATALALACGGASLHATAATTAETPTRIVIGFAPGGALDIFARTLGEKLRVSLGTPVLVENRPGASARLALENVRRAAPDGRTVLISPAPPFTIFPLTYKRLPYDPDKDFVPVAYLADVPLVASTSVNQPYRTMQEYLAWVKREPGKGGVGLVTLGGSIHFGVLSLSKAIGVPLLPTAYRGAVMMLTDEIGGTLPLGIDAVAGQMELYRAGKIRFLGVTGTRRSALLPEVPTLAEAGAPGFETASGWYSAFLPAGTPPATVARIEKAMLEAIKDPVVRDKMAALGMEMNGQSGAALRKLILDQRAQWRPVVEASGFTASD, encoded by the coding sequence ATGCCATATCAAACCACCTTGAGGCGGTTGGCAACCGCGCTGGCGCTTGCCTGCGGCGGCGCCTCCTTGCATGCCACCGCTGCTACAACCGCGGAGACGCCCACGCGCATCGTTATCGGATTTGCGCCCGGTGGCGCGCTGGATATTTTTGCGCGCACGCTTGGCGAGAAGCTGCGCGTATCGCTTGGCACGCCGGTCCTGGTCGAGAACCGGCCCGGGGCTTCGGCGCGTCTGGCGCTGGAGAACGTCAGGCGCGCTGCGCCGGACGGCAGGACGGTGCTGATCTCGCCGGCACCGCCGTTCACCATCTTTCCGCTCACCTATAAGCGCCTGCCTTACGACCCGGATAAGGACTTCGTTCCCGTTGCCTACCTGGCCGATGTGCCGCTGGTGGCTTCCACCAGCGTCAACCAGCCATACCGGACCATGCAGGAATACCTGGCCTGGGTGAAGCGCGAGCCCGGCAAGGGCGGCGTTGGGCTGGTCACCTTGGGCGGCAGTATCCATTTCGGCGTGTTGTCGCTCAGCAAGGCTATCGGCGTGCCGCTGTTGCCTACCGCCTATCGAGGCGCCGTGATGATGCTGACCGACGAGATCGGTGGCACGCTGCCGCTCGGCATCGATGCGGTGGCGGGTCAGATGGAACTGTACCGGGCAGGCAAGATCCGCTTCCTCGGCGTGACCGGTACCCGGCGCAGCGCACTGCTGCCGGAAGTGCCGACGCTTGCTGAGGCCGGCGCACCGGGCTTCGAGACCGCATCGGGCTGGTATTCGGCATTTTTGCCGGCCGGTACGCCGCCCGCCACCGTCGCCAGGATCGAGAAGGCCATGTTGGAGGCGATCAAAGACCCAGTGGTGCGCGACAAGATGGCCGCGCTAGGGATGGAAATGAACGGCCAGTCCGGCGCAGCGCTGCGCAAGCTCATCCTGGACCAGCGTGCGCAATGGAGACCTGTGGTCGAGGCGTCCGGGTTTACTGCGAGCGACTGA
- a CDS encoding MlrC domain-containing protein: MRFVIALMRHETNTFSPIATPLRAFNRGSSTDGPLYGDDAVRACQGTNSAAAAFIDIAQRQGDESVMPLMANAVPSGIVTAEAFESMAGTIVEAVRAGCDAVMLDLHGAMVAEGFPDAEGELLARIRAVAPQVPIAVALDFHANFSDALVGNATVIAGYCTYPHVDVYETGARAARTLMAALRGEAKPVLLWRTLPMLTHMLRQTPRAQPMKDIMDRAMAAERDGEVLNASVFGGFPLADIPHTGLAVVIVADGDRMDTGQRLLDELCGMAWERRADFVFPFESMQTSVARARELAHWPVVLVDHGDNCGAGGPTDEMTVLKEVLRQGLDGVVAGPFWDPAAVAELVAAGVGQTVTLDVGGKTDMPALGLKGTPLRLTGCVKCITDGNYQVTGPMFTGMKLSLGRTVVLDVGGTLVVVCEKPQEPFDSGVFTHAGIDLSRRKYILIKSRQHFRAGFEPIAKEIVLVAGPGVCSSDYSQFPFRNLRRPIYPLEPHTTAKHA; encoded by the coding sequence ATGCGTTTTGTCATTGCCCTGATGCGGCATGAAACCAATACTTTCTCGCCAATTGCCACGCCGTTGCGCGCCTTCAACCGCGGCAGCAGCACCGATGGCCCGCTCTATGGCGACGACGCGGTGCGTGCATGCCAGGGGACCAACAGCGCCGCCGCGGCCTTCATAGATATCGCGCAGCGCCAGGGCGATGAGTCCGTCATGCCGCTGATGGCTAACGCCGTCCCCAGCGGCATCGTGACCGCGGAGGCGTTCGAGTCGATGGCCGGCACCATCGTCGAGGCGGTGCGCGCCGGTTGCGATGCGGTCATGCTCGACCTCCACGGTGCCATGGTGGCCGAGGGCTTCCCCGATGCGGAAGGTGAACTGCTGGCGCGCATCCGCGCCGTCGCCCCGCAGGTGCCGATCGCGGTGGCGCTGGATTTCCACGCCAACTTCAGCGATGCCCTGGTTGGCAACGCCACCGTGATTGCCGGCTATTGCACCTATCCGCACGTGGACGTCTACGAGACCGGAGCGCGCGCGGCCCGCACGTTAATGGCGGCGCTGCGCGGCGAAGCCAAGCCGGTACTGCTTTGGCGGACGCTGCCGATGCTTACCCACATGCTGCGCCAGACCCCGCGCGCGCAACCGATGAAGGACATCATGGATCGCGCGATGGCGGCCGAGCGCGATGGCGAGGTACTCAATGCTTCGGTGTTCGGCGGCTTTCCGCTGGCCGATATTCCACATACGGGCCTGGCCGTGGTGATCGTGGCTGATGGGGACCGGATGGACACTGGCCAGCGCCTGCTCGACGAACTCTGTGGTATGGCCTGGGAGCGCCGCGCCGACTTTGTCTTTCCGTTCGAATCCATGCAAACGTCCGTCGCTCGAGCCCGGGAGCTCGCGCACTGGCCGGTGGTGCTGGTCGACCACGGCGACAACTGCGGCGCGGGTGGGCCGACCGACGAGATGACAGTGCTGAAAGAGGTGCTGCGCCAGGGGCTCGACGGGGTGGTCGCCGGCCCGTTCTGGGATCCGGCGGCCGTGGCGGAACTGGTAGCCGCGGGCGTTGGCCAGACCGTCACGCTGGATGTCGGTGGTAAGACCGACATGCCGGCGCTCGGCCTCAAGGGCACGCCGCTGCGGCTTACGGGCTGCGTAAAGTGCATCACCGACGGCAACTACCAGGTGACCGGCCCGATGTTCACGGGCATGAAGCTGAGCCTGGGCCGCACCGTCGTGCTGGATGTTGGGGGTACGCTGGTCGTGGTCTGCGAGAAGCCACAGGAGCCGTTCGATAGCGGCGTGTTCACGCACGCGGGCATTGATCTATCGCGCCGCAAGTACATCCTGATCAAGTCGCGCCAGCACTTTCGCGCCGGATTCGAGCCGATCGCCAAGGAGATCGTCCTGGTGGCCGGCCCCGGGGTCTGCAGCTCGGACTACAGCCAGTTCCCGTTCCGCAACTTGCGCCGTCCGATCTACCCGCTGGAGCCGCATACCACCGCGAAGCACGCGTGA
- a CDS encoding ABC transporter substrate-binding protein, which translates to MMTMSGFAAVLRGALAGALQVTATGANAAAAWPDRPLRLVVPFPAGGSYDIVGRALARKLEQRLGQSVVVENIAGGATVAGVSSVLKDKPDGNTLLLASDGTLNINPHTIKGLRYDPDTDLVPVTIVNTVPHWIITRADRKEATLAELKAHIQRNPGKVSISVNAVAGAAHLGLADWKRRNRLDFTIVPYRGSPPAMSDLIGGQTYAHVDVIGSSVTYVKDGKAKPLATLQAEPVAQLPNLETQKAGGADALQVRANLALVVKAGTPDAIIERLYREVKASVQEPDFIARLQALAYEPVLTPPAQARRFLHTETTRYGAIARAVDLEAN; encoded by the coding sequence ATGATGACAATGAGCGGATTTGCCGCGGTGCTGCGCGGCGCGCTTGCCGGCGCATTGCAGGTGACGGCTACCGGTGCCAACGCGGCTGCCGCGTGGCCGGACCGGCCGCTGCGCCTGGTGGTGCCATTCCCTGCCGGCGGCTCGTACGACATCGTCGGCCGCGCCCTGGCACGCAAGCTGGAGCAGCGGCTGGGGCAGTCCGTGGTGGTGGAGAACATCGCCGGCGGCGCAACCGTGGCGGGCGTGTCGTCCGTGCTGAAGGATAAGCCTGACGGCAACACGCTGCTGCTTGCCAGCGACGGCACGCTCAACATCAATCCGCACACGATCAAGGGCCTGCGCTACGACCCCGATACCGACCTGGTGCCGGTCACCATCGTCAATACCGTGCCGCACTGGATCATCACTCGCGCCGATCGCAAGGAGGCGACTCTCGCCGAACTCAAGGCGCATATCCAGCGCAACCCGGGCAAAGTCTCGATCAGCGTCAACGCGGTGGCCGGTGCCGCCCACCTCGGCCTGGCCGACTGGAAACGCCGCAACCGGCTCGACTTCACCATCGTGCCTTACCGCGGCTCGCCCCCGGCAATGTCGGACCTGATCGGCGGCCAGACCTATGCGCACGTCGACGTGATCGGCTCCTCCGTCACCTACGTCAAGGACGGCAAGGCCAAGCCGCTGGCCACGCTGCAGGCAGAGCCAGTGGCCCAGCTCCCGAATCTCGAAACGCAGAAGGCGGGTGGCGCGGACGCGCTGCAGGTGCGGGCCAATCTCGCGCTGGTAGTCAAGGCCGGCACGCCGGACGCAATCATCGAGCGGCTCTACAGAGAGGTAAAGGCCAGCGTGCAGGAACCGGATTTCATCGCCCGCCTGCAGGCGCTTGCCTATGAGCCGGTATTGACCCCGCCGGCGCAGGCGCGCCGCTTCCTGCATACGGAGACGACCCGCTACGGCGCCATTGCGCGCGCGGTCGACCTCGAAGCCAACTGA
- a CDS encoding ABC transporter substrate-binding protein, with protein MGISPPHDRNAMTSADPAHTLLSRLKLRHLRIILALSEMQTAAAVAARFHVSPAAVSKTLAEIEDIVGMPLFERGRRGHLLTESGQEMAAHAGVLLAQLERLAESLHAVRTGSKGQLRIAFRTMSVQPFLAQAMSDFYRDHPRVEISVIEGGIADLTEQLVDGSLDLLFAYDDPRLSLRTLRTAPVVAAQKVVIVCSPDHPLLARRKITAQELSIQQWCIPATGSRMLHLLHTAFHALGAAPPEGGIRTSDVAATASLLQAGHFLAVFPERIAAQLTLAKVAKVLRFELESHVEPVVTVWNSELTPRTPARLFRDFVMRRAGDSAVNAPVPLLAARAVAAAGIGKP; from the coding sequence ATGGGCATCTCCCCACCGCATGACCGCAACGCCATGACCTCCGCAGATCCTGCGCACACCTTGCTGAGCCGCCTCAAGCTGCGCCACTTGCGCATCATCCTGGCGCTGAGCGAAATGCAGACCGCCGCAGCCGTCGCCGCGCGCTTCCACGTCAGTCCAGCGGCAGTGTCCAAGACGCTGGCGGAGATCGAGGACATCGTCGGCATGCCCCTGTTCGAGCGCGGCCGCCGCGGCCATCTCCTGACCGAGTCCGGCCAGGAGATGGCCGCACACGCCGGGGTCTTGCTGGCGCAGCTTGAGCGGCTGGCCGAGTCGCTGCACGCCGTGCGCACCGGCAGCAAGGGCCAGTTGCGCATCGCGTTCCGGACCATGTCCGTGCAACCCTTCCTGGCGCAGGCGATGAGCGACTTCTACCGTGACCATCCGCGCGTGGAGATCAGCGTGATCGAAGGCGGCATCGCCGACCTGACCGAGCAACTGGTCGACGGTTCGCTGGACCTGCTGTTTGCCTATGACGATCCGCGCCTGTCGCTGCGCACGCTGCGCACGGCGCCGGTGGTGGCGGCCCAGAAAGTGGTGATCGTCTGCAGCCCGGACCATCCGCTGCTGGCCCGTCGCAAAATCACTGCGCAGGAGCTGTCGATTCAGCAGTGGTGTATTCCAGCGACCGGCTCGCGCATGCTGCATCTGCTTCATACGGCATTTCATGCCCTGGGCGCCGCGCCGCCGGAAGGCGGCATCCGCACCAGCGACGTGGCGGCGACGGCCAGCCTGCTGCAGGCGGGACATTTCCTCGCCGTGTTTCCCGAGCGCATCGCCGCACAGCTCACGCTCGCCAAGGTGGCAAAGGTGCTTCGCTTTGAACTGGAAAGCCACGTGGAGCCGGTGGTCACCGTTTGGAACAGTGAACTCACGCCGCGCACGCCGGCGCGCCTGTTCCGGGATTTCGTCATGCGCCGTGCAGGCGACAGCGCCGTGAACGCGCCCGTTCCACTGCTGGCCGCGCGCGCTGTGGCCGCCGCGGGCATCGGAAAGCCCTGA
- a CDS encoding Fis family transcriptional regulator: MSISIRGALAALAAFPLLAGAEPAYPSRPITLVVPFAAGGGTDSIARDIAKNMSDRLHQPVVIDNRGGAGGALGADIVAKAKPDGYTLLFATSTFATNAAVEARLPYDPVKSFTPVAMIGRGPLLVVTSKQLGVQNVAQLISAANARPDGLNFCSAGNGSINHLAGEMFRQKASLTMTHVPFKGSGPATVELLAGRIDLFFATVPTILPYVRGGKVSVLAVTSTKRSPLFPHVPTIAEAGVPGLDITTWWGVLAPARTPAPVIDALNRAVNEAAAADPVKARPVQEGADSVRLTPAAFGQALNKELALWRGVASHPGIQLQ, translated from the coding sequence ATGTCCATATCCATTCGTGGTGCGCTGGCCGCGCTGGCGGCATTCCCGCTGCTGGCGGGGGCCGAGCCCGCCTACCCTTCCCGGCCGATTACACTGGTCGTCCCATTCGCGGCAGGCGGCGGCACCGACAGCATCGCGCGTGACATCGCAAAGAACATGTCGGATCGCCTTCACCAGCCGGTGGTCATCGATAACCGTGGCGGCGCTGGCGGTGCGCTGGGTGCTGACATCGTGGCCAAGGCCAAACCGGACGGCTACACGCTGCTGTTCGCCACGTCGACCTTCGCCACCAACGCTGCCGTCGAAGCCAGGCTCCCGTATGACCCGGTCAAGTCCTTCACCCCGGTCGCCATGATCGGCCGCGGGCCGCTACTGGTCGTGACCTCCAAACAACTTGGCGTGCAGAACGTGGCGCAGTTGATTTCGGCTGCGAATGCACGACCCGATGGCCTGAATTTCTGCTCGGCTGGCAATGGCAGCATTAACCACCTGGCAGGCGAAATGTTCCGTCAGAAGGCCAGCCTTACGATGACGCATGTGCCCTTCAAGGGCAGTGGTCCGGCAACGGTCGAATTGCTGGCCGGGCGCATCGATCTTTTCTTCGCCACCGTGCCGACCATCCTGCCCTACGTACGGGGTGGCAAGGTGTCAGTGCTGGCGGTCACCAGCACGAAGCGCTCGCCGCTGTTCCCCCATGTGCCGACGATCGCCGAGGCTGGCGTCCCGGGTCTCGACATCACCACCTGGTGGGGCGTGCTTGCGCCAGCCCGAACACCGGCACCCGTCATCGACGCACTCAATCGCGCGGTCAATGAAGCCGCCGCTGCCGATCCGGTCAAGGCGCGACCGGTGCAGGAAGGGGCCGATTCTGTCCGGCTCACGCCAGCCGCCTTCGGTCAGGCGTTGAACAAGGAACTCGCATTGTGGCGCGGCGTGGCAAGCCACCCGGGCATCCAATTGCAATGA
- a CDS encoding hypothetical protein (K01237: E3.2.1.147; myrosinase [EC:3.2.1.147]) → METATTDARAFTDRRGLLRAGVAAAACGILGNAWASKDYPAKPITVIVPYAPGGQGDVFARLIGERLSRVLGQPVVVDNRPGASGALGSRLVTRARGDGYTLLLGQTGEIAINGSAMKAPGYDTLKDFRAVALVGNAPLVLAAPASAPFSSLRELLQTARSKPGSVSYASSGTATPGHLAAAALAIGTRTQMVHIPYKGAGQAITDLIGGQVQFFFSSASAIMPHLKGGKLKPPAVSTPRRVPALPQVPTVAELALPGFDFSLWGGYFAPRETSEAIVTLLNAAINRIIAEPAIRTRFEADGSAVEPVTPARFDAFVRVRTPKVRATRQGSGCLRRMTGPAYRFAPSPRTIKDQT, encoded by the coding sequence TTGGAAACCGCCACCACAGACGCCCGGGCGTTCACGGACCGCCGGGGACTCCTGCGCGCGGGCGTTGCTGCGGCAGCCTGCGGAATCCTCGGCAACGCGTGGGCAAGCAAGGACTATCCGGCAAAACCCATCACCGTCATCGTGCCCTATGCCCCGGGCGGGCAAGGCGATGTCTTTGCCCGGCTGATCGGTGAACGACTCTCCCGGGTACTAGGGCAACCGGTGGTTGTCGACAACCGGCCCGGCGCAAGCGGGGCACTGGGTAGCCGGCTCGTGACCAGGGCGCGGGGCGACGGCTATACGCTGCTGTTGGGGCAAACCGGTGAGATTGCGATCAACGGATCCGCGATGAAAGCGCCCGGCTATGACACGCTGAAGGACTTCCGGGCCGTAGCCCTGGTGGGCAACGCCCCGCTGGTGCTGGCCGCACCCGCAAGCGCGCCTTTCAGCAGCCTGCGCGAGTTGCTGCAGACGGCGCGCAGCAAACCAGGCAGCGTGTCCTACGCGTCGTCCGGCACGGCCACGCCGGGCCACCTCGCAGCAGCCGCCCTGGCAATCGGAACCCGGACTCAGATGGTCCATATTCCGTACAAGGGTGCCGGACAGGCAATCACGGACCTGATAGGTGGGCAGGTGCAGTTCTTCTTTTCCAGCGCCTCCGCCATCATGCCTCACCTCAAGGGTGGCAAGCTCAAGCCACCGGCCGTATCCACGCCCCGCCGGGTGCCAGCGCTGCCCCAAGTGCCTACGGTCGCGGAACTGGCCTTGCCGGGCTTCGATTTCAGTCTCTGGGGTGGCTACTTTGCGCCACGCGAAACTTCCGAGGCCATCGTCACGCTGCTCAATGCCGCGATCAACAGGATCATTGCCGAGCCCGCGATCCGCACGCGCTTCGAGGCGGACGGCAGCGCCGTCGAGCCCGTCACGCCAGCGCGATTCGATGCGTTCGTGCGCGTCCGAACGCCAAAAGTTCGCGCAACTCGTCAAGGCAGCGGGTGCTTACGTCGAATGACCGGGCCCGCGTATCGCTTTGCCCCTTCCCCTCGCACAATCAAGGACCAAACTTGA